The DNA sequence GAAAACATCATTCAAATTTAAAGAGAATGATTTTGTATGCTACTGTCTCTCCCATTTAAACCAAAGGAGTGGTGAAACTATTCTATGATGAcctttcatatttttcttttcttttcttttcttttttttttcttttcctttttttaattttttttattttttttttgcaatttatatgtaggtctttattaatttaaatttcaATCTTGTATACTGCTACTTCAGTCTGTGTATTTCACAATGTCCTGCTTCTCAGTTTACAAAAGATTTTGAACTATTATTTCTCACATACTAATGTTGGTAAGAAATTCAAAAGAcaatatgctgtttttaatgaGTTTTGAATTGTCTTCTTTAAGGCTCCTCCACAATCACAGCATGTCGCAACTTAGGTGTGTTGGGATTGTGTTCAATTAACCAGTCAGCCAGCCAAGTAAAAGGATCTGCTGGTTTCTTCTTACACAGTTCTGTAAGTCCTTTCAGTAGGGTAGGTATGACATAGAGGTTGAGGTAATCCTTAGCAGCTTGCCCAACTGGGATTGGTTCAATAACCACTTCAGAAAACATGAATCGGATTTCCCTTTCAGCTGATGCAAAGTTGGCACTGCCATGAAGTCCATTTCTCAGATCATCTGTTCCATAGATTGCTCTTAAACTGTCAGGATATGTTTCCCTAGCTACTAAGCTACTTGAGGGTCCAAACAGGTTCTTCCAGTAAGAGATTGCTTGATGCCGAGCAAGAACCATTGCAATTAAAGGCCCAGAACTCATATAAGATGATAAGTTAGGAAAAaacatttcatatttttcttaTGGTTTTCAGAAAGCCAATTTATCTGAAACTGCCAGAAGTAAATATCAATATTAATGGGTTGGGGACTAGTACCTAGTTAGGATGTTTGTCTTCCTGTATCATAACCCTTGTACCAGTTCAATACTCTACTTAGTTCACGGCAAGTTGATTCATTTAATTGGTTGTTGATTTGTCCATCTTAAGgattcctcccccaccccacaaggagatatataaaatatatattttcctctgTAAATAAGGTTTGGCCAAGTATTCCCTGTAACATACACATTTACCCAAACCATTAATCTATCACATGTATGGGGCAAAATAAGAAATATGAAGAATGTTGGTTGTGTGTTGGCTTACCTTAAAGACTCAGGCAACTTGGATAACCATCCTTTGACTGATGATTCCAGTTGTACATTCCCAAAGTTCAAGCACACTGAAGAGGTATTTAACAGTGCAAGCCTGTTCATATTTACTCAGATGGAAGTCCTATTGTATTCAGATGAGCACAGATTAGTAGATATATCTATGCAGACTTACAGAATGCCCATAGAATGAagcatatgaaaaaaaattgtcttaatttaatttaatttatatcccaccattcatCTAACATGGGATCCAAGGAGGCAGTTTATTTGATTTCTCCCCCACACAGATATTTCAGATGTTGAATGTTTTCCCCAAATCCTATAAATGTTTTATGTGGAATGGGATTAAGTGGTAGGGAGATTCAGAAGGTTTCCAGAGGGATGTGCTGCCATAACAGAgtatataaaataatgaataataaaaatgtacACACTCAAGGTGGATTACACTCAAgcgagaaagagaaaagggaagggaaggagaaactaGCAACACTGCTTTCAGTCTATGAGTGTAACCTgaaagttattatttattattattaacctttatttataaatatataaatgaactAATATAAAATGTCAATATTACAAATTACCTCATGTACCAAGGTTTCCCCCCTCAAAAGCCATGTGTGAGGGGTATTTTATGACCTAAAAAGTGAGAATTTCAGTATATTGTGGAGTATACATATGTCCAGTGCCCAGAAGAGTTTTTGTGAAAATCAAGCACGTTCAAGCCAAACACCCAGAGCAGAAAAACACAATGtgaaacaaagataaaaataagatacagtaaaataaaataaatttattatattgTGGGATATTTTGTGACTGATATGTACTCCAGTGTCTCAGTAATAGAAGAAATTTAAATTTCTCTACATAGCACTTCTGCTTTTCTGTATCATGAGTCCCTCTTCCACCTGCCAAAAATAGCATAGGACTTCTTCATCTCAATGTGTTAATactggccaaaataaaatatACTCTATCAACAAATGCACCCTCTCAATAGACTttagatttccccccccctcacAGCTGTTTTTTGTTTAGAGAGACCTGTATATGATAAGGACCTGAAATCCAGGAACATTGTTTATAACTGTGAAGTCACAACATCAAAGAATGCCTATGTTGTAGGTCTAGTTTTATGTATATAGAATGTGCACTAAATAAAAGATCTGGCTTGGATACCACCTCAGAAAGTAGTTTGCTTCACCTTTATAGACTTGGGACCTTATCCCCTAAACTTCTTTCCCTGCTACAGTAGTGTTGGATGTAGAAATGCTATTCAATCAGGAgtgctctttttttcctctcacACCTTCAGAACTATTCTGGGATTACTGCCTCTATTTCCCCCAAAACTTTATCGCATACAATAGCATTTGGAACTGTCCACCTACTCCTACTCCAAGACATGCCCACACTTTTTCATTGTTTGgtgcctgctctctctctctctctctctctctctcacacacacacacacacacacacacacaccattccaaaatataaataaaatagtctTACCTTTAAAAAAGTCTTTTTCTCTGGTTCCGGGGGCTTCTTGATTGGGATAGATCAGAGTTCCCAGACTTAACTTACTGCTTAAAGAGGAAAGTCAGCAGCTACGGATCTATCTGTTTGATCTATCCCTGGCTTTCATGTGGCAGTGCTTAGTATGCCTGAACAAAGAGGCAGAAGGTTAATGAAATAAATGCCTTTTAAAACTATAAGACCCTTTTGCCCTTTCCGCTTAAATTTccaggcatgtgtgtgtgcgtgaatgAGTGTGAGAGTGAATGATGACATTAGCACACCATGGTGTCATAGTGTTATAGTAACAGAGAGAATGTGAAATGGGGCTGGAAAACAAGGCAGGGAAGCGGGGCATTGAGCAAAGTTATGGATTCTTTAACAAGCCCCAGTGGAGGGGGAAACATTCATTTGACATTTTTTCCCctataaagaattttttaaaggtttcttGCAGTTACTTTGCCAACTAAAAGAAAGTCAAATTGAAATGTCCAtgccttctccttttccccaatCATTACATTTCCCTATTTcccattcccatttatttttgtcTGCAAGGGTAGTGTTTAAAGGTGAAGGCAAAGTATGAGTCTTTTCTCCTGTGTCTTTTAATTCAATCAGACATGTTTCATAGAAATGCTATTAGCTAAATAATCTGCAAATATTCAGTAGCATGGGGTCAGGGAATGAGGATGGGGGGAAAATACACATAGTGTATTTCCCCTTCTCAGTTGATAGCTACTGTTAattccttctgcattccttccCAAAGCAATGTGATTACAAATAAAAAGAAGGACTGTGGTAAATATATTTCTTGGCTGAACATTAGACTTGTCAGTCACAAACCTACACTTCCTAcatctcctcttccccttctggtgtttttctttctgtttcgtTCACTAAATAAGCTGCTGGTGGTAGGGAACCACCTTATCTGAATGCCTGTGTCCCTCTGAATCTCCAGTGCAGGCCCTGGGGCTTTATGAGCAGCCTGTTTTGCTCTGGGTTGTTTCGGAGAAGTCCCACTTCAACTTGGACAATGACCAAAATACTTTAACAAAGCTTGCTTTGGTTCTGGATGCACACCACTAAGGAATGTTGGAAAGACATTCTGATGTCAAATGCAATGGAAACTATTTTTCTGCTAACTACACAAGTGTGCCTTAATTGTATCTACACAATATGCACTAGACTGAGTAAAGATTGCAGTGCAGGAAGCAAAGGAATGGTTTGGACCTATAGAAGAGATGGCAAATGTGTCCTGCTCAGCAATGTCAGATTAAAGAGGTTGGGGCCCTGGAGCAGTTCTCTAAACAGGGGACCCTTTGTGCCCCATGGGATTAACAGAATGACAAAGAAAtgacatgtagagagatcttgtagcatctttgagactaactgttcctctcaaaggtgctacaagatctcgctacatattgattctatagactaacacggctatatatttgaattctaccactacaGAAAAGACATAAATAACTACAGATTGCAATGGACAAGAGACAACAGCACCAAAAACTTTATCTCTGACCTCCTTTTCAGCCCTGCAACCTCCATGAGACCAACAGCTTGATCTCATGCATTTTTTTACTCCATTACTCAGGTGGCATACAAATTATGGACAATAACAGATGCATCAGGAGATTCAGGAAGCAAGGAACACTTTGTCCCTTTTAGCCCTGGACCTGGAGCAATTGCACCAACCCAACCACTGACAATCTGGCCCTGCTAGCCAGGGTAACATGTACCCACTCTATTGCTGTGACACACCTCTGTGCTCCGTAGTTTACCTACTGCTCCTCTTTCATGATTCACTGAAATCTGCTCCAGTAATTAGAGATGCCAGGAATGTTGATAGAGAAGACAAGGATCACTGTTAGCTACACATCAGCTTTTTGAACAACCTGTAAAACACATTTAGTGGGTATGGTTGGACACAATAGCGAGTGCAAGTCTGCTTTAATATGAAGATGATACACTTAGGTGTGGCAATAGCATAACTTGAATACCATGACTGAATAGCAGCCCTCATGCAAGACTGTATCATTCAGCATAGCATGCACTGGAAGCAACAGTGTGACACTTGAATATACTTCCCTACTCAGAGCACACCCCAGATTTGTTGGCAGAGGCCCTCTACAAAGAGATGAATGCTCAGAGAAAGCTCACATAGACTCCTTTTGAAATGGTGAGCTGAAGAAGCAGTCACCTGCCTACTGCACCCTTTTGCAgcaagctattttttttaaagcataattgTTATTAGAGGCAGaatgttgcagtggtttgaagGCTGATTAtggagattggggtttgattctctgctcagcaatggaaatccaTGGGGTAATCTTAGgtgagttgcacactctcagccccagaaaatcccatgataggtttaccttagggctgcaataagttggaaactatttgaaggcacaccacagcaACAAGTCATCACTGTTGCTTTATTTCATGGCAGTTTACACTTCTGAAGTTATGCAGGGTTACAGGGATTACAACTCAAGGACACCACAGCTTCTGCTTATCACTGCAGTTGTAGCTTTTTATATCTGTAGAGTCTGTACCTTAAAGTTTTGACACATTCCAGAACTGACAGCATTTCTTACACTTCTTTTTAGCTGTTCAGTTCCCTCCCTCATTCCTACTGCCCTTATTTAATACTGCTGCCAAAATAATCTAACATATCTAGATCCCGATAGAGGATTTATGTCATTATAGAAGACGCCAGCTATCATGCAAGTTCTGTTGATTTTGTTCTGGCAATCCCTTTTTTGCCCTTGGGCTTGGTTTTCATGCTTTACAAACCAAAGTTATGCTTGATAAGCTCCTGAATATCCCCTAACTCTATCTGCTGGAAAGCTCcatcatttttaaagcagcagtgACCTAGTTTTTTTCTACTAGAGGGCATGCAGTTGCCCTCTCTACCAAGCCATTAatgttcagctttcatttcagggTAACATCCCAACACTGTTTCTGACAGCAGCAGGAAACTCTGGAACTACTGTGTAAGGTCAGACCAAGAGTACATGCTGGCCAGATCAGTCTGTTAGTGCTCAGCTGCAGAATCAGGAAAATTGCCTACCCAACCAGTTTCCAGCACTATGACCAGCACTGCTGCACTAAATATGAAAGCCTATCTGTGCAGTGCACAAGTTCCCTCAGTAATACAGGAAAGTACGTaaagatattaaaacaaacatCTTCAGAAAATTAGCAGGATGTGATTAGCTTTCATATGCAATAGTCAATGAAAATAAAACCCCTGCTGAAATGCATTGAGTAActggctgttgctgttgttaactgctatcaaggtgactttgacttacagtgaccccagtgaatgagagaccttcaagccAAACTctcaccaacagccctgctcagggccatggtttccttgcttgagtctgtccatctgcaaTGCAGTCATCCTCTTTGAAAAATGCCTGGAAACAGATTGGTAGCTAGTAAACCTTTTTCAAAAGGGGGATATTATAGATTCCCTGTAACCGGCCCCATtcagcagcattttggacctactGGAATGttctaaacagtttccaaaggcagctccatgtgGAGTATGTTACAGTAATTCAAATGGGAtgtctgtatatactcatgtataagtgtagaaattttagtcaaaaaatggaccccaaaaacctaggccAACTTaaccacgggtcaatgtaaatacaatactttaactcttattaaaaaggaaaccatcccctggcgaaaggcaagagtgcaatctgtcctagaagcactgacctccctctattctttcttccatccagcctttaatgtgagccAAAATATCTATGCTTgtcataattttgtaggttctttggcactgtattcctttgcttcatcgtttagatcctttgtgacatgtccctaagttttacccttgacttatccaagggttataacaaaatccataattttgttccccaaacctgcccttgacttatacatgaggtcgactcatagatgagtatatacggtaaccaAGGCATGCGTCACTGTAGCTGGATCTGACATCTTCAGGAGCAGGTGCAGCTGgaacactagttttaactgtgtaaaCACActccatggcatagtggtttgagtgtgagaTTGcaccagtgcctcaccaaactactaatctTAGGATTCTGTGGGATAGACTCATGGCTATGtggaactgctttaattctgcgaGGTGATACACTCACACAGAGGTTTAGAGGTTAAAGCTTCCAAGAACTGAAAGTGACTGAGTCTAAGAATATTTAAAGGTACAATATTCAGGAATATTGAACTGAAAGTGACTGAGTCTAAGAATATTTCAAGGTACAATATTCAGGAAACTACTCTTTCTAATAGGGAAGGGAGAAGTGAGAGCAATCCAGCGAAAATAATGGTTTATTGTGTCAGccacagaaagaaaggggggaaaaaccccaaaAGATCACTCTAGGTGCCATTAGAAGAAGGATCATTAATTAAAATCTTGGATTTGTCAGACTCTTCACATATTTATGAGCAGGATTTCTTGCTGGTGCTTTCTGAACTGAAACCAACCATTAGCCCTGAAAAGCCAAATTTGCTGTCTTTTCTGTTTGCTCTGGTGGGAGGGACTCTGGCATGTCCATTTGTCAAAATAGCATGTTGCTGTATTAGTATGCATTAAGAATCATGGTTATCTAAAAATGTCTTAAAATGACAAGGAAGCTGTCACTTTTTCAGGGGTCTTGATAGCTTTCAGgcgttttgggggcaaaaaataaTTAATCAGAAACTTTCTTGGTGGATCTGGGGGCTTAAGGGGACTTCTGGTAGGCTTCAGGGATCACACTTAGGGGGGCCCAAGGGAAACGTGTCCCatggactgcactttgcccacccgtTATACATGTACAATGTTTTAATAAATGcaatcagccctccgtatccatggattcattatccatggatGCAGCCTTCCATGGCTTGATATATAAACTGCAATGTGAGAAATTTGGGAAGTGAAGAAAATTTAATGGAGGATGCAGAATTTGGGAGGGCAGTGCACTCATCTCTGCCTACCAGTTACACCCCAATGCTTATCCTGAGATGATCACTGAAAATATCAGATTAGGAGAGTCATATGGATAAAATGAACTTGAAAAAAATTGTAATGAAACtagttcttctttccttttgtcaCTGTTCTTTTCAAGTACCCctgtttcaagttgtttctcatagcAAATACTAGAGCTCAGTACTAGCTACCCAATTCATCAGAAGTTGCATGGATAAAAGAATTATTGCTGCCGTCCTATATGCTGTcccatttcacttttaaaaacacacaagttCATCCCACAGTGAAATATACGCTGAATTATAGAGTGCTTAGCACAGCTTTATCCTTTGCAGGACCTATGCTACTGAATCATTTATCCTACCGACTCTTCTATGAAAACCAGACAGTTAGATGTTCGCACTAAGCTTttgctatatttttaaattgctcCCAAGAGCTTCTGTGAAATGTAAAGATAATCAGTTTTTCAGATTTGCATCTGATATAATTAGACTTGTGAACACATGTACATGATTTACATGGCAATCTCATATTTGAAATATGCCAATATAATTCCAATATGTACAGTGTAATGATGCTGTTACACTATCTTATCTTTAAGTCAGCATATGCACTATACTGTTCTAACTGAAGCAGTGTCAAGGTGTAAGAAATGAAATCAGCCTgctctgaatcacatcattctgcagTCAGAATCCACTTTCTCCACTACTGAATAGTTACAGCAGAAAAATAACTGTCACAAGTGGACACACATCCATAGATATTCAAGAGGGCATCTCAGCTGCACTGAAAAAGAAGATACCAACTAACTCAGCAGCTAATCACTTCACAGCATTAGGAGTGCTTCGGCAGAGAACACAACTTATACACCAAGTTCATGTGTCTCCATTTCTGTCTTGTGTCACAACGTGCTCCACCATTGAGGATATTCAGTTTAAATTGTGACAATGTCAGCTATTTCTCTAGTGATGATTAATGGGTATGTGGAAATGTTGCACAGTCAGAACCTCCTCCTCCCTTTATTTGGGAAGAACTTAACAACTTTTGCAAATTTCTGTATAAATGGAACAGCAAGAACttggtattttaaaatactgaaacgTGGGAGGAGATGGAATGGATAGATTCATCCATCCAACAGAGGGCTTCGAGTGCTTAGTCTGGGTTTAAATCTTATGAGTTgccacctttgtgtgtgtgtgtgtgtgtgtgtattataattACTGAGAGACTCCTCATCTTCAATGGCTCCATGACAAATTCCTTACCAAGTTACACACATGGAGCTTGAGAGGTTCAGATGTGTGAATATTTTATtcgggtttttaaaaataagaatttagggctcattcccattgcAGTTTGCTCCGAAGCAGGATTTGGGGCAAACGactctcattcccatttgaacctGCTTCTGATCCTCAATGGAtcaattccaggaggaaagaagcagggcaaacacaaataacccaGGGTTAGTTGATACTAgtttttttgcagttcttttcacAAGAATCGATCCTGAAGCGAGTCGAATAGGTGGGAACGACAGATTGGAATCACAGCATtcaggaggggagggacaaatggcagaggggtgtttaccatcccttctCAGTTTatgacagatccaccatttcccccctgtcagtgctgcctttgtacttgttttctttaaaaataattaaactgagCGAATATTCGATTGattgcttttgcaactacttgcaaaggcatgTAGTTGCTAAAGCAATCAATCGCATATGCActcagtttaattttaaaaaacaacattgtcctccatttcccccttcccagGATGCCCCAGCAGTCCTgcattcctctccctccctgctccccGAAGTcccgtttctctctctcccagtgCTCCCAGTTCCTTGTGTGCCTTGCCTTTGCCAGAGTCCTctgtttttctccctccctgctcccagaagtcccccatttctctcttcttcccaggccttcttccccctcctccatctcCAACTTGggggcttctctctccctcccttcctcctccagtcCTGCCGTCAAATGAATGACAACCAGAGCATAAATGGGAAGAAGAATCATGCGCCAAACCCCACACTTACTCTGGAGAAAGGTACATTTTGTTTGCAGTGGGGacaagggaccttttgggaaTCGATTTCTGACACGCAGCCAAGCCGGATCAGAAATCGAGTCATTCCTCCAATGGGAATGAGCTCTAAGTAAATTTACTTGCATATTTCCCCATAATTGAGAGCAAAAGAACTTGagactatttttaaaaggatacaggagaaagaaaaactgaatgtGCAAATTTCATCCACCTCTAACACTGcccccaaatttttttttaacttcagctGTTTGGTGATGGAGTAAAGCAGGAGTGGGTAAAGCAGGGGTGATTCTCACGTCACCCGTAAGAACTGAAATTTACTCTTCTGTCATTTCAGACTATTAGACTTGGTCctgccctctggggcagcagagaacagccctttgtgacagcccttgagatatttagagAAGGTAATCATgtcactcctcagtcttctcttcaccaaggcGAACATGCCCAGATCATTCAGCCTTTGCTCatacattttgttctccatatcacTTATCTTCCCCATTGTCCTTCTCTAAACTCGCTCCAACTTgactatatccttcttaaaatgaggcatccagaACTGTACACAGGACTCCAGATGAGTCCTGACCAGTGAAGACTATAGTGGGACTGTTTCTTCTCTTAACTTGGAAACTAcacttctattaatgcaagctAAAATAGCACTtgccttttttgctgcagcaccatactgttggctcatgttcaatttatgatcaacaataattccaagatccttttcacatgtaataCTGCTAAACCACATATCcctcatcctatacctgtgcatttggcctaaatatagaattttgcatttgtctgtcttggatttcattttattaatttctgtccaattttctagtttatttaggtccatttgaattttgttcctatcttccaatttgTTAACCACCcttcccagttttgtgtcatctgcaaacttgatgaggattccctccatcccatcatttaagtcatttataaaaatgttgaaaagtaatggccataggatagaaccatgaggCACTCCATTTGAGACTTTCTTCTTGTTTGAAGTGAAGCCACTGATGATAACTCTTTAAGTGCCATTTTCAAATCAGTTATGGATCTATCTGacagtgttcccatctattccacattcAAACATTTTGCTAATCAAAACATTCTAGGGAACCttagcaaatgctttgctgaaatccagataaatggtACTTGCTGCATTCCCACTATTTACTAAACTCGTGATCTGATCAAAAAAATGatgtaagattagtttggcaggatttattcttgGCAAACTGATGTTGGCTCTTATTCATCACTGCATCATCATCAAGATACTTTGAGTCCTATATAATCTattattatggcctgttacagacagccaaaataaagctgcttcgagtcacagtggaggtatggtttttcaaagatgcatgcgtcctgagagtccagaagccacactaaagccacgctccagtccttagggctgaagcatggctttggtgcgacttctagactcttaggacgcatgcatcattgaaacgccacacctccactgtgactcgaagcagttttattttggctgtctgtaacaggccaatattttcTCTGATACTGAGTTTATGCTGATCTGCAGTTTCCTAGatcttctttttttgcctttttctttctttcttttttttacagcgaggaacaatgtttgcccttctccaatCCTCTGACACCTCACATGTTCTCTAAGTGCGCTTTATGCACTCAGTTgactaatataaaaatataataaaccaGCATAAAGTAAACAAAGACAGTAAAGCGTAGAGACCATGACATGACAAGATGTACAGAAAAttgggattattttattaaagaaaaaaggaTAGTAGTGAGACACTAGGAAGTCTACCGTAACTATATAAgctacacacaaaaaaaatatgtataaatgtatCTGTTCTATGTCTGGTTTTTTTGAAATTTCTTcattctatatgtgtgtgtgtgtgtgtgtgtatatatatatatatatacatatgtttaataaaaaaagggggggggtgagatTTCTCAGAAATGATGCCAAGAGGTTGAGAAAGCAAGCTTCTTAGGTACTCTGGGATACGGTTTCTCTAGCCCTGCAGATCTGAACTCCTTTAGGTCAGCCAGATGATTCCTGACTTAACTCCTTAgcaatcttgatttgcaatccagatACTTTGCCAAGGCCTCTTCTGCTGCATGAAAACACATAGTtctcttttggggggaaagcaggagcaAAATATgtattgagtagttctgccttttcactgTCATCAGTTATAATATTgcttgtgctggccaaatggccgtaataaagttattattattattataatattgccATCCTTACTGAACAACAATCCCACTACCTCTTGCCTTGAATTTatctgggaaaaaaaaacacccttttgTTGCTTTTTGCTTGTATAGTCAGTCTCACATCTCTGTGAGCTTTAGCTTTCTTTATACTATTTCTGCAAGTTTGGGACACAAATCTGTATTCTTCCTTGATGATTTCTCCACACATCTACTGTGTTAACTGATGTATCCCTCTAAAGTGATTCaccagccctggtggtgcagtggttatatgcctgtattgcagccattcactcacaaagagttcaatactagcaaaagggctgaagctcaactcaggcttgcatccttctaaggtcgctaaaatgagtacccagcttgttgggggcaattagcttacaatttgtaaactgcttagggagtgcttaagtgcactgataagcagtatagaaatgtacttgctattgctattgctaaagtgTAAGGGCA is a window from the Sceloporus undulatus isolate JIND9_A2432 ecotype Alabama chromosome 1, SceUnd_v1.1, whole genome shotgun sequence genome containing:
- the LOC121925058 gene encoding nucleoside diphosphate kinase homolog 5-like gives rise to the protein MAFEGGNLEKYEMFFPNLSSYMSSGPLIAMVLARHQAISYWKNLFGPSSSLVARETYPDSLRAIYGTDDLRNGLHGSANFASAEREIRFMFSEVVIEPIPVGQAAKDYLNLYVIPTLLKGLTELCKKKPADPFTWLADWLIEHNPNTPKLRHAVIVEEP